The Laspinema palackyanum D2c DNA window ACGACCAAGCTTTAGGAAATCGTTGGATGCGATCTAAAGTGCGATCGAATTCATCTAAAAAAGCATCGCCCAAGTCAGGATTGATGTTGTCGTAGTAGTTAACGGTATCATTTAACTCTTGTTTTGCGGCGGGATGAAAATCATAAATCATTTTTGGTGTCTTTCCCGCAACTCCTGCATAACTTCTGACCCAGAAATCCGTGTCACTCGACCTTCCTGAATACCTAACACTCGTTTTTCTGCTTCTTCTGCCCAAGCTGCATTGATTTCATTTTGTTCTACTGTATCCAGACTGTTTAATAACTGTTCTGCTAACATGACTCGTAAATGGGGAGACAAGTTTATAGCAGCGATCAAGACATCATCGTAAGCCGCATTAACCATAGAATTTTGTGGATGAG harbors:
- a CDS encoding addiction module protein, whose translation is NGDFLQKTLELNCITFTHNFSLDTLLLAIIQESVPHPQNSMVNAAYDDVLIAAINLSPHLRVMLAEQLLNSLDTVEQNEINAAWAEEAEKRVLGIQEGRVTRISGSEVMQELRERHQK